One segment of Castanea sativa cultivar Marrone di Chiusa Pesio chromosome 3, ASM4071231v1 DNA contains the following:
- the LOC142626973 gene encoding borneol dehydrogenase, mitochondrial-like produces MGSFSVLPPEARRLEGKVALITGGASGLGAATARLFSKHGAKVVIADMQDELGHSVCKELNPESTTFVHCDVTKETDVENAVNHAVSTYGKLDIMYNNAGIAGESKFNILDNTQADFENVLRINVVGVFLGTKHAARVMIPARKGCIINTASVCSIIGAVAPHAYTSSKHAVDGLMKNTAVELGHFGIRVNNVSPYVVLTPLTVDLFNLDEGGVARLYGNLKGKDLRPEDVADAALFLASDDSKYVSGHNLVIDGGFHVLNSGFSMYPQ; encoded by the exons ATGGGAAGTTTCTCAGTACTCCCACCGGAAGCAAGAAG gctagaaggaaaagtAGCACTAATTACAGGTGGGGCTAGTGGCCTTGGTGCAGCCACTGCAAGACTATTCTCCAAACATGGGGCTAAAGTTGTAATTGCAGACATGCAAGATGAATTGGGTCACTCTGTATGCAAAGAACTAAATCCTGAATCCACAACTTTTGTCCATTGTGATGTCACCAAAGAAACTGATGTGGAAAATGCTGTAAACCATGCTGTTTCAACGTACGGCAAGCTAGACATTATGTACAACAATGCTGGtattgctggagaatccaaatTCAACATCCTTGACAACACTCAGGCTGATTTTGAGAATGTGCTTAGAATCAATGTAGTAGGTGTTTTCCTTGGTACCAAACATGCAGCCCGTGTGATGATTCCAGCTCGCAAAGGATGTATAATCAATACTGCTAGCGTATGTTCAATCATAGGAGCAGTTGCACCACATGCCTACACAAGCTCAAAACATGCTGTGGATGGATTAATGAAAAATACAGCAGTTGAGCTCGGACATTTTGGCATTCGAGTAAACAATGTGTCACCCTACGTGGTTCTTACACCTTTGACAGTGGATTTGTTTAATCTAGATGAGGGTGGAGTTGCCCGTCTTTATGGCAACCTCAAGGGTAAAGATCTCAGGCCAGAGGATGTGGCTGATGCTGCACTCTTTCTTGCAAGTGATGACTCAAAATATGTGAGTGGACATAATCTTGTCATAGACGGAGGCTTCCACGTTTTGAATTCAGGCTTCTCTATGTATCCacaataa